In Serinus canaria isolate serCan28SL12 chromosome 5, serCan2020, whole genome shotgun sequence, the following proteins share a genomic window:
- the PGA5 gene encoding pepsin A-5 isoform X2, producing MKLLLLLVLVGLAQGFQTRVPLRKMKSLRQRLREQGLLESYLEQHPYNLAAKYFPGITVEPLENYMDDEYFGTISIGTPPQEFTVVFDTGSSNLWVPSVFCSSPACRNHNRFNPAESSTFLSTNETLFIAYGTGSMTGVLGYDTVNVAGISVRNQIFGLAETEPGDFFYYSPFDGILGLAFPSIASSGATPVFDNMMMENLVDSHLFSVYLSRDDKGGSFVLFGAIDPFYTTKGISWIPLSAETYWQITMESVSVSGTPVACSSGCQAIVDTGTSLLAVPMRAFRTLMKHLGASSSGEISCEATKNLPSLIFHINGQEFPLLPRAYVVKSNGYCSLGLQGMDVPTEEGELWILGDVFIREYYVIFDRANNKVGLSQLP from the exons AtgaagctgctcctgctcctcgtCCTTGTGGGCCTGGCCCAGGGCTTCCAGACCAG GGTGCCCCTGAGGAAGATGAAGTCGCTGCGGCAGAGGCTGCGGGAGCAGGGATTGCTGGAGAGTTACCTGGAGCAGCATCCCTACAACCTGGCTGCCAAGTATTTCCCGGGCATCACCGTGGAGCCCCTGGAGAACTACATGGAT GATGAGTACTTTGGCACCATCTCCATTGGGACCCCACCTCAGGAATTCACCGTGGTCTTTGACACTGGCTCCTCCAACCTCTGGGTTCCCTCAGTcttctgctccagcccagcctgca GGAACCACAACCGCTTCAATCCCGCGGAATCCTCCACATTCCTCAGCACCAATGAGACCCTGTTCATCGCCTACGGCACGGGAAGCATGACTGGAGTCCTGGGATACGACACCGTCAAC GTTGCTGGCATCAGCGTCCGCAACCAGATTTTTGGGCTGGCTGAGACAGAGCCAGGGGATTTCTTCTACTACTCCCCCTTTGACGGCATCCTGGGGTTGGCATTCCCAAGCATTGCCTCCTCCGGAGCCACCCCTGTCTTCGACAACATGATGATGGAAAACCTTGTGGATAGTCATCTTTTCTCTGTCTACCTGAGCAG GGATGACAAAGGAGGGAGCTTTGTCCTCTTTGGTGCCATCGATCCCTTCTACACCACCAAAGGCATCTCCTGGATCCCACTCTCTGCTGAAACCTACTGGCAGATCACCATGGAGAG CGTCTCTGTCAGCGGGACTCCAGTGGCCTGTTCCTCGGGATGCCAGGCCATCGTGGATACAGGAACCAGTCTGCTGGCTGTTCCTATGCGGGCCTTCCGGACCCTCATGAAGCACCTTGGTGCCAGCTCCAGTGGTGAG ATCAGCTGTGAGGCCACCAAAAACCTTCCCAGCCTCATCTTCCATATCAATGGTCAAGAATTCCCATTGCTGCCCAGAGCCTACGTGGTAAAG AGTAACGGGTACTGCAGCCTGGGATTGCAAGGCATGGATGTGCCCACGGAGGAGGGCGAGCTCTGGATCCTGGGGGATGTCTTTATCCGGGAGTATTATGTCATCTTCGACAGGGCCAACAACAAGgtggggctgtcccagctgccgtga
- the PGA5 gene encoding pepsin A-5 isoform X1, producing the protein MKLLLLLVLVGLAQGFQTRVPLRKMKSLRQRLREQGLLESYLEQHPYNLAAKYFPGITVEPLENYMDDEYFGTISIGTPPQEFTVVFDTGSSNLWVPSVFCSSPACRNHNRFNPAESSTFLSTNETLFIAYGTGSMTGVLGYDTVNVAGISVRNQIFGLAETEPGDFFYYSPFDGILGLAFPSIASSGATPVFDNMMMENLVDSHLFSVYLSRDDKGGSFVLFGAIDPFYTTKGISWIPLSAETYWQITMESVSVSGTPVACSSGCQAIVDTGTSLLAVPMRAFRTLMKHLGASSSGEISCEATKNLPSLIFHINGQEFPLLPRAYVVKQSNGYCSLGLQGMDVPTEEGELWILGDVFIREYYVIFDRANNKVGLSQLP; encoded by the exons AtgaagctgctcctgctcctcgtCCTTGTGGGCCTGGCCCAGGGCTTCCAGACCAG GGTGCCCCTGAGGAAGATGAAGTCGCTGCGGCAGAGGCTGCGGGAGCAGGGATTGCTGGAGAGTTACCTGGAGCAGCATCCCTACAACCTGGCTGCCAAGTATTTCCCGGGCATCACCGTGGAGCCCCTGGAGAACTACATGGAT GATGAGTACTTTGGCACCATCTCCATTGGGACCCCACCTCAGGAATTCACCGTGGTCTTTGACACTGGCTCCTCCAACCTCTGGGTTCCCTCAGTcttctgctccagcccagcctgca GGAACCACAACCGCTTCAATCCCGCGGAATCCTCCACATTCCTCAGCACCAATGAGACCCTGTTCATCGCCTACGGCACGGGAAGCATGACTGGAGTCCTGGGATACGACACCGTCAAC GTTGCTGGCATCAGCGTCCGCAACCAGATTTTTGGGCTGGCTGAGACAGAGCCAGGGGATTTCTTCTACTACTCCCCCTTTGACGGCATCCTGGGGTTGGCATTCCCAAGCATTGCCTCCTCCGGAGCCACCCCTGTCTTCGACAACATGATGATGGAAAACCTTGTGGATAGTCATCTTTTCTCTGTCTACCTGAGCAG GGATGACAAAGGAGGGAGCTTTGTCCTCTTTGGTGCCATCGATCCCTTCTACACCACCAAAGGCATCTCCTGGATCCCACTCTCTGCTGAAACCTACTGGCAGATCACCATGGAGAG CGTCTCTGTCAGCGGGACTCCAGTGGCCTGTTCCTCGGGATGCCAGGCCATCGTGGATACAGGAACCAGTCTGCTGGCTGTTCCTATGCGGGCCTTCCGGACCCTCATGAAGCACCTTGGTGCCAGCTCCAGTGGTGAG ATCAGCTGTGAGGCCACCAAAAACCTTCCCAGCCTCATCTTCCATATCAATGGTCAAGAATTCCCATTGCTGCCCAGAGCCTACGTGGTAAAG CAGAGTAACGGGTACTGCAGCCTGGGATTGCAAGGCATGGATGTGCCCACGGAGGAGGGCGAGCTCTGGATCCTGGGGGATGTCTTTATCCGGGAGTATTATGTCATCTTCGACAGGGCCAACAACAAGgtggggctgtcccagctgccgtga